TATGCAAGCTAAAACATGAGTGGGCTTAGAAACATCAAACCTCACGAACTTGTTGGCCAAAGTCTGAACATATAATGCAAGTGGTCTCTtaccgactggaatatatgcaaggcttcCCATACttgttgacttcctactcaaagcatcgaccaccgcattggcctttccgggatgatacaagattgtgatatcatagtctttcaatagcttcaACCACCTTttctacctcaaattgagctccttttgcttgaacatactgcaaactcttatgatccatgaACACATCACACGACACACCATATatatagtgcctccaaatctttaacacgtgaacaatggctactagCTCCAAGTCATGAAATGGATAAtttttctcgtgaatcttcaagtgctgcaaagcatatgcaataaccttgccaccctTTATCAATACCACACCAACTCCattacgagatgcgtcacaatattcTTATTAGGGCCCTAAACCTTTAGGCAACACTAAtaccggcgccgtagtcaaagtagtcttgagcttctaaaagctctcctcacactcatccgaccatctgagcggggtacccttctgggtcaacctggtcatcggggctgctatagataaaaacccctccacaaaccgacggtaataacctgccagacctaagaaactccgaatctctgtagctgatgtacgtataggccagtccttgactgcctaaatcttcttaggatccacctaaataccctctaatgatacaacatgacccaagaaagcaactgaacttagccaaaactcacatttcgaaaacttagcatataaccggttgcctctcagagtctgaagaacgatcCGAAGATACtgtcatgctcctctcgactacaggagtagatcaagatatcatcaataaaaacaatcacaaaggaatccaggtaACGCTTGAACATCCGGTTCATTAAATCTATAAATGCGGTCGGGGCATTTGTCACCCCTAATGACATCATTAGAAACTCATAATGTCTGTATCGTGTCTGAAAACTAATCTTAGGGACactggatgccctaatcctcaactgatcaTAGCCAGACCTTAAATCAATCtttaaaaataccttggcaccctgaatctgatcaaataagtcatcaatcctcagcaatgggtacttgttcttgatggtgcctttattcaactgtcgatagtctatgtgcatcctcatcgacccatccttcttctatACAAACGATACTAGTGCACcacagggcgagacactaggtctaataaagcccttatcaagcagatcttgcaactgctccttcaattctttcaactccagCAAAGGCCATGCGGtatgacagaatagaaatgggctgattacatagagccaaatcaatgcaaaagtcaatatccctgtcgggtggcatccccgacaggttTACAGGAAATACCTCTGGGAACTCCCGAACAACTGGCACAAAAtacatggaaggaacctccgcactagaatcacgaacataagccaagtaagccaaacaccccttctcgactatacgccgagccttcatataagaaatatcCCTGCTGATAGAATGACCATgtgtccctctccactctaatagAGGCAACCCCAGcaatgctaaggtcacagtcttggcgtgatagtccaatatagcatgataaggtgatagccaatccatccccaaaatgacatcgaaatcaagcatatcgagaagtaggagatcaatgctagtctcaagacccccaataataaccatacACGAATGATATAcatgatctacaacaatagaatccccTATCGGTGTGGACACAAACACGgtagcactcaaagaatcacgaggcacaaccaaatatgaagcaaaataagaagacacataggagtatgtagaccctggatcaaatagaactgaagcatctctactacaaactgaaatagtacctgtgataacaacaTTGAATGCCCAGGTTCAGGCCTcactgggaaagcataacattggggctgggccctaACACTCTGAACCATATCCCTAGGACCACCTCCTGCTAGCTGGCCTCCATTTCTagctgcctggcctccacctctaacagccTAACCTCCACCTATAGcagcctgacccctacctcttgCTCCctaacctctacctctagctggctgagtaggtggtgtCGGGATCATGGCATGGGAACTCTACTACTGTGACTGAACACCCACTGATCTCGGACCAGTTCTCCGGATATGCCCATACTTACCACACTCGAAACATCCATCCTGGTACTGcagctgaggaaactgagactaacACTGATGGGACGGTTGTTCGCGATAATAACTCAGAAGAGGAGGCGCTCTGATATGAGCTGGTAGTGCACTATAAGTTGGCTACcctgaaggaggtacataaggaccaTGACCCCCGAAGCTCCATGGGATGTCTGAAGTACTGAATGAAACAGCCTGGGAAGATAGCCCCTATCGAAAGTACCTTGACCTCCAGATAAGGCCCTACTAAATCCACCAGAGTGACGAGTCCTTTtttcagacccctgaccactccccaaAGCTAACACCATCTCAACTCGTCTGACCATATTGgttgcatcctggaaagaaatctcactccctgactccttagccatctgcaatctgataggctaaGCATGTCCCCCAATaaacctcttcaccctctctctctcggtaggaagtatagGAAGAGAATGAAGCCAAATCAACAAATCTGGTATGATACTGAGTGATGGTCATAAAACCCCACCGaaggtgctcaaactgcctccgatagtcctctctctaAGTAATAGGAAGAtatttctccaaaaatagctgagaaaactggtcccaagtgagaggtggtgacccagctggtctggaaAAACAAAAATCCCTCCACTATTTCTTGGCAGAACATGACAGGCGAaaggtagcaaagtcgaccccattggtctccactatccctatgttccgTAATACCTCGTAACActatccataaggcccactagacggaccaaagcatcctgaagtaccgggttagcgatgaacccctctggaacctgagctggccCCGTTGGAACGGACTGAGCCagagcctcctcatcaaactctacccaaggctccgccgctggtgctgctgctcgagctctgggctaagccctacccctgcctcggcctttagcacggcctcagcctcaTCCGCTTCCCCATGTaagctgccactgggggctcgggctactgatcagctgatgaagcggtatgTGTTCTCGCCATCCGCGAAGGAACAAGAGTAGAGAGTTCAATTGGCATTGGGAAGATCAAattgcacgacagagaagaataaaagtgaaattgttcctaactctgtagcctctggggataagcacagacgtctccgtagtGATCTCTcggactctactaagcttgttcatgaattgtgagacctagtcAACCTAgcgctctgatactaacttgtcaggACCGTAATGGCGCCTAACAtcgcactcgctaggcaagccaacattagagttcTATTTGCCTTTTTCCTTTATATTTTAGAATTTACAATTAACAAAACTAAATCAAACTGAAATAAATGCGTAAGTACATAATAAACTGGTGATTTATATACTATTAAAATACTGAAACTGTTACTACCCAGAAACTTGTGTCACAACCCATGAACATTCTATGAATATCTACAAGTATTGGTATGAAATAAAAGTACATATGTCTCGAAAGAATATAAAATAGGAATGTAGAAACACAAGATGGGATACCAGGGCCTACAGATGCCTACAgaactaccttgggtctcctagatgaatgcctgcaaccgacctctcgatcaTCCACAACCAACCCCAAAatttgcacagaaagtgcagagtgcagtatcagtacaaccgaccacatATACTAGTAAACGCCAACCtacttcaacgaggtagtgacgaggctacggtgGGGTGTTTATAATATAACCTACATACAGTTTATAATAAAGCAAAAAGGAAGTACGAAACAATATGGAACAGTAACTTGCAAGCATTAACTACGGAACCCAATTGTCTTGCCAGCACTTAGCTATTACCAATCCTTAAGAAAGTTACAATGCTACAGAATAAAATCACAGCAGAAGAAGAGTACAAGtgggagaatgaatgaaaatGAGAGAATGAATGAAATATCCCGTCTAAGTCTAAACTTATCAGCTGCAGATgccgcatttgcgacctgagcttcgcaattgcgatgctcACAATTGTGAAAGGGCTATCACAATTGTGAAGGGGCTATCGTAATTGCGAAGCCCTCCATAGTcctgctgccttcgcaaatgcgaggaaagtgtcgcaattgcgatcactGAACCTCGTTAATTTGATTgaaagatcgcatttgcgatcttgAGCTTTCCCAGACTCCCTTCGCAATTGCTAAGGTAACCTCGCAAATGTGAGTACTGCTGGCCCAGccttccttcgcatttgcgatgaatgACTCGCAAATGCAACCTCCATAGTTGTCACAAATGCGAACCTTGACCTTGCATTTGCGAGGTCTTAGGCCTGCAACACAGCTGAAGAATACCAACAACTTTTCTACATTCCAAATCACTCCATAGCCTATCCGaagctcacccgagccctcgaggctccaaaccaaacatgaacaTAAGTATTAAATTATCATATGCACTtcctcgtgcgatcaaatcgtcaaaataacatctaaaactacggaTCTAACACCAAAACACGTGAAATTCTTAAGAACAGTTGAAATTCCTCTTTTCTCAATCGGATGCCCAAATCGCATAAATTAAACTCCGTTTTCACCGAATTTTACAAATATGATTTAAACATTATATTAAACCTATACCGGGCtacagaaccaaaatatgggtcGGATACCAATAAGATCAAGTATTAatcaatttctttaaatccttagattttcagtcttataattttcatcaaaaatttatttctcgtgCTTGGGACCCCGGAATttaattccgagcatacgcccaagtcccatattttcctacggacctaccaggaccgtcaaaatatgggtctaggtccgtttactcaaaatgttgaccgaagtcaaaaaaatcaattttttaaGCCAAATTGAGATAAAATGAGATTTTTTCGGAAATACGCTCGGACTATGCACTTAAATcgaggagagataaaatgagatttttaagGTCCCGAAACATGGAATCATGTTCTAAAAtagaagatgaccttttgggtcatcacaccttagttgtgcttgaatTTCATAGCGTATATCGCTATCCGTCTCCTCAGGATTTGTATTATGCACTTCGCGTGCTTGTGGTTTATAATCGGGTATTTTGTAGGTATGAGCATTTTAGCTCGGTAATTATTTCCTTATAGattattatgtgtggatcggTTTGCACGCCGTCACGGGTATGCTGCTTGGAtagggtggcacgccgccactaGTATcattgttggatcgggttgcatgcagCAATGGTATCAtgtgtggattgggttgcacaccgtAACAACATGATGTTGAGGACAGTTTCCCATATCTGATATTGCGTGTTTTGCTTCTCATTTTCTACGAAGGTTCATAACGTCATTTCCGTTGCTTAAATTTGTTACGTGGGTTGAGTAGCTCTTTCCAGAGTTCATTATTCCTTATGTGTCATATTCAAGTTGTATATTTTTGGCGGATTGATGGCGCCATTTGAATCTTAGATAGTGTTTGTAGTGGCTTATTGCCGGAGCaacttgtactgggtgagacgagattattggacttGTGATCAGTGCGATCAGATTTATATAAGGTATATTAAAGAGACAATATCGTTGTCTAGTTCAGAATGAAGTAATATTTCTTGTCAGGAAGAGAGACTTCATGATTTGTGATTCGGCagatggttatgagtttctacaaaTCTCTACCATCGTGGAAGTATTGCGATAGTTGGAACAGGGCTTATATATGTTATGAGGTACACTACGAGCTTTGGGTCAGTGGAAATTTTAGCCGTTGTGCTTGGGGGAGATTGCCTTGGGCAAATAAGTTATGTGTGCATGGTGTGATCTCAGCGGAGGAGCATGGTCACATTGGGTTAAGGGTCACGGTGTTCGTGTATTAAAATCTGGTATCATGGAGAAACTTCGGATGTTATAATTTGGTTCTAAAGCTTGCTAGCAAAGGTAGCAGGAAGGATCTTCAGTCTAGCTCGAGCTAGTGTGCTCAATTGGGTTGTGGTGGCACGGgaaggtgcacgaggtgttaaacaatgATTTTGGCCAACTTCGGAGCAGTTCTTgtcacgttcgaggacgaacgtatgtttaagtgggagagaatgtaacgacccgaccggtcattttgagctctagcacgttgtTCAACAGTGAGGCCCTGAGTAGCCTTGCTTCAGGTATTATGGCTTGcatgcatggtcggaattgaattttgggatgttcggagtagatttagaaagaaaattctaatttcagaagctttaagtgggaagaattgactaaagtatcatttttgagtaaacgacatcAAAATTAGAAATTGAAGGTTTCAACAGgatcgtatgatgattttggacttgggcatatgtcttAATCAAGTTTTGGATAACCCGAAAGCGTTTTGGCaactattgtggaagttggcctTTTAGAAGAATTTCAAAAATTTGGATTGAAATGTATTTcatgttatcgatgtccatttgggattataagtctgggaatagctccgtatggtgattcttgTATTGGGAGTGTGTCTAGAAGTGGATTTGTAGGTCCATAGGTCATTTCTGGGTCATTTggcaaagttagaaatttgaaagtttttgataagtttgaccgggagtggactttttgatatcggtatcagattctgattctggaagttggagtaggtccataatgtcgaatgtgacttgtgtgcaaaatttgaggtcaatcggatatgatttgatgggtttcagcatcgaatgtagaagtttgaaactATAATGTTCATTatgcttgaattggggtgtgattcatgattttaatgttgcttgatgtgatttgaggcctcgaacaggtccgtgttatgttatgggactggtttatGTGATTGGacgaggtcctgggggcctcagtTGTGTTTCGGAGGTGTTTGAGTTGTGTCGCACTCTGAGTTGTGATTGGATTGAACCATTAAATCTGTATCATAATTACAGAGCTATAGCAATAAGAATCGTTGAATTTCGATGTCGTTTGTGAGAGTTATGCCTATTTCCGTGTCGGACAAAATTGATGGTTTCTGGTGCaaagatttgttcttcgcgaacgcgagagatGTTCCGCGAGCGTGATGAAGGGTTTTTGGGTTGACCAGTCAACGCAAAAAAATTCTCTTCACGAGCGCAAAAGGTTTTCCGCGAAGGTGATGAAGAAAAATCGCTTGGACAATGTTTTTAACCgagaattttagtatttttggcatatcttgagttctagaaCTCCGTTTGATATGATTTTTGCGGTGTTGTTCTCATCTCAACAAGGGAGTAAATATATGACCTTTAGTTTGATGTTTCTCCATGATTATTTCTATTGGTTTCTGTTTTTTATTGGTATTTGTATTGTACGAATTCGGATTTTGAGCCCCAAAGTTAAAAAAATTGTAAATCCTTGATTTGAGGGTCGATTAATGGACGAAATTGGATGAATTTTTGGATATAGACCATATGAGTTATGGGTAATATTTATTGTCAATAATTTTCAGAATACAGGCACGCGGGCCCGAAggttgactttattgacttttcgagAGAGTTAAGAGTTGTTAGAAATTGATttattatgagtattagagtatattttttaTTGTTTGCATATtgcttgactagttttggagcgacaAACAccggtttgaggtgttagagcgaTGTTGGAGCCAGTTATGGAACTTTCGAGCGAGGTAAGTTACTTATCTAACCCTATGATGGGGTAATTACCCTTAGGTATTGTATATTTATGTGTGCTACTtgttgtgggggctacgtacgtgcAAGG
This genomic stretch from Nicotiana sylvestris chromosome 9, ASM39365v2, whole genome shotgun sequence harbors:
- the LOC138877925 gene encoding uncharacterized protein: MAKESGSEISFQDATNMVRRVEMVLALGSGQGSEKRTRHSGGFSRALSGGQGTISVCSRDASVLFDPGSTYSYVSSYFASYLVVPRDSLSATVFVSTPIGDSIVVDHVYHSCMVIIGGLETSIDLLLLDMLDFDVILGMDWLSPYHAILDYHAKTVTLALLGLPLLEWRGTHGHSISRDISYMKARRIVEKGCLAYLAYVRDSSAEVPSMYFVPVVREFPEVFPVNLSGMPPDRDIDFCIDLALCNQPISILSYRMAFAGVERIEGAVARSA